ACATCAAAAGAACAACTCTATCGTTGAAATCAAAGAACTCCCTCTCTCCATGAGAGGGAGGTCATATCCCAATGGAAGCTCTGAATTTCAGAGCTCCGATGTCCTAATATTCTGTTACTTAAGAGGAGTGGTATTACATTTTACTTCAACActttttctttctctattttataatAGTAGAAGATGATTATATTTATAGTTGGCAAcatcttattttttaaaactaatctaaAGGAAATAAATTATGATGGACAATACTAAATAGTCAAAATCTAATGAATCAAaatgaaattttttatatttattttttagttgacCTAATTGTATGTAATAATAAAATACTTTATATTCAAATTCTGGTTAAAATTTACTCAATTACAATAACTACTTTTTCTTTGTCGCGCTTCATGCGGATTCAAAGTCTAACCTTAATCGCCGGTTCCACTTGGAGCCAAGTCGCTTTCTTCGAGAGGTGATGACGTCTTCCTCCGCCAACTCCGATCTCACGATGCACCACATCTTAATTCGATTTACAAATATTTCTAACTACACATATTCAAATAATCCTTCTAAAATCTtatcattatttatttttaaaaaataaaactttattttattttattttatttttatataagttatctgatttttttttctggTAGGATCTATTGTTAGACTTTTTATTTTACCTATctatttaaagaggaattaactTTTAGGAATAAAGAATATAATTTGGTTAATCAATTCCGTTTGATTCctattctcatttttttttctcctaTTTCCCACGAGATCGACCCGGGTTCCTATCAGATCTCCATCCCCGTCGCCGATCTCCAAAGTTCCGTCAGCGGAGGCGGGGGACTCACCAACAGCCTCGGGTCGATGAGCAGGGAGGAACTTTTCCGCAGCATATGCGCCGACAACGCCGCCGCCATGGGAGCGGATGGGGGAGCCTCCGTGTCACGACAGGGTAGCTTGGCGTTGCTCGAGAGCGCCGGCCGGAAGACGGCGGAGGAGGTATGTCTGGAGATCGGCGCTGGCCAGGTGGCTGAGGGCGGGGAGGGATTGTCAGAAAAATGTGACAACAGATCATCTGCTAAAGCCACCGCAACTGTAAGTCCCTGTGCATCTGCGTGAAACAGAGCTCCTGAGATGATCACAAAGATTGTAACGGATTTACACTCAACAGGGATCTGGATCTGGGTCGGAGGACTTCTTGGTTCGGGCAGGGGCGGTGGCAGAGGAGGACGTCGGAATCCCGTCCGCTTCCATCCAAGCTGGCGGGGGGTCCAATCCAGCGGTGGGGCAAACTATTGTGCCATGATATATATATTAAGTCATATATCtgccatgatatatatatataacaaatacTAATTAAACAGCTACCAATATAATTGCAGGAGCAGCAGCAAAAGAAGAGAATTAAGCAGGTATGATTATGCATGTTTCAGGATTATATGGTCTCAATGTGTCTTCCTCAAGATCCTTTCCCTTCAATCAAAATCTTTGTATTTCTGGGTTATATCACACTACCATATACGCCTGACATAATAGTGGCAGTAATAATCTACCTACACAATTTCTTTTTTTAAGAATGATATTAAGGAACTTAATTCTGTTGTATTTCTGTACATATTCTCTTGCAGGATAAGCAATACAAGCTTCCATTTTTGCTGGACTACATTTCATATTTAAGCCATTTGTCTGTCTTCGGAATTCTTGGGGTAATATTCTGAATTTCTCTAGTATGTTTATTATATAAGAATTTGTTGTATAATGAGAAATTGGGCCCTTTGTAATAAGCATTTATTTTTCCATTCAATGATTTTACTTTGTGAATATCAGATTACAATAAATTCTTGCTTGCTATTTTTACCGCACTATATGTTTTCTTTAATGTGGCCATAGTAGATGAGTTCAAGTATCTTGTTATAGTACTAGCTGAAATTTCAATAAATTGCTATGTTCTCATAATATCTAGGCCGCATAAATTCTATGAACCAAATAAGAACTCGAATAGTAGGAAATACAAGAACATAATTAATCTAGTTTCTTTGAATCATGACATAGTAAAGAAAACATAAACTAAAAGACAAGGAACTTGATTGAAGAGCCATAATTTCTTATCCTGTAATGACGTCCAAGAATCTTTGTGGAAAAAAGATGAGGCAGAAGCAACAGGAGAGATCTTCCAAGGGGTTTAGGTTTGACGACACTGCAAACTCTTGCTGATGGGAACGAGGGTTCTATCAAGATGATGCCCTAAGTCCTTAGAGACTTCCTCTTATGTATACAATCAATCCATTATCAGCCCATAAATGACAACGAATCGGGCTAAATGATTCTACCCATTCGACCCACATTCGAAAACTCGAAATCCAACAAacgggtgcgtttggtttgtaccgttttcattttcattttctggaaaatgcgcgttttctagaaaacagaaaacgactttttgtcattctctgtttttctaaaaaacgatagccaattttttagaaaacgcgcgtggaaaacgcaaaccaaacactgtttttcagaaaacgcgcattttccagaaaatgaaaatggaaaacgcgcgtaccaaacgcccccttaaatTAGATCATTTTATATGGATTCAATTTATATTCATATGTACAACTTACGATTAAGCCCACTGAATATAGATAATATCCGGCAAACATATTATAGTTAATTAGTTTTCTATAAACCATGGACCGCCCtttataattcaaattatttcaatTCTATCATTACTTTGGTGTAGTTCTTGGCTTTTGAGTGATTTTTCTAGATTCCTTGAAcaattttatttatgatttagGACATGTATCAATATGAATAATATCTATGCAACATCCACTTGGTACGCATGCTGATGTTGTATTCATATTCCactagttttgtttgtttatgattCGAGATTTTGATAGAGATGACATAACTATTCTTTACATTATTAATAGGATCAATTATAACAAATAACAAACTCATATTTCGGAGATACTGAACAAATAATTAAATTCCACCGTCGAACTATCAGAATGGCCTTAAAATCAAAGGTTAATCAGTACTATGTAGCATTCATGTATTGTTCTACATTCCTCGTGCATGTATATATAAGACCGAATTCATGTATCAACGTGCAACATTTCCACTCATTTTGTTTGTCTATCCATTTGCAATTTTTGTTTTTTACAATAATCAACTTCATGTCTCTTACCTTTCAGGTATATACAAGATATTTGTTACAGAAGCTCTTTGGGCCTGACCACTTGAATCTCACAGGTGAAAATAATCCATTGTACCTCGATCTGCCCTCCAATATGGTACTTCCTCATCTTACTTAAAAGTCTATCTTCTTTTTATTATTGCCGCGCGCTCTTAATTGAGAGACGGTTTCTGTAACAGTTGGGTTCCTTCGTGATGGGGTGGATCGGATTTGTGTTCAAGGCAGATATTCTCCTCGTGTCTGATCATTTGCAGGTAGGATTAAGCACAGGCTACCTGGGCAGTCTCACCACATTCAGTGGATGGAGCCAGAAGATGCTTGAATCGTCTTCCAAAGGCCACTGGGCCGATGCAATTGCCGGCTTCCTACTTGGTAGGTAACCTTGTTTAATTTCAGGAGACAATTTTAGTATGTACACTTATCTCCCTAGCTATATATCGTCTATCGATAGGGATTTTTCTTGTCAACTACAGCATCATATTGGGAATTGGATGTGGTGGAAGACTTCGCAAAAGAGTTATTGGATGGTGCGACAATTCGACAAGGAGAAGAACATCCAGCACGGATAACTTCAATAAGCATGTGGCCATACTGACTGTTGCTTTACTGATTTGGCTATCGATATGGATCTTGAGTGCAGAATTCTTCAGGCTCAAGCTCGATGATCTTAGTGACTCGGCCGTTCCTTGGCTAGCTTTCTTGGTGGGTCCTCCAGGCGTGTGGACACGCTGGC
This window of the Zingiber officinale cultivar Zhangliang chromosome 3B, Zo_v1.1, whole genome shotgun sequence genome carries:
- the LOC122055776 gene encoding uncharacterized protein LOC122055776 — encoded protein: MSREELFRSICADNAAAMGADGGASVSRQGSLALLESAGRKTAEEVCLEIGAGQVAEGGEGLSEKCDNRSSAKATATGSGSGSEDFLVRAGAVAEEDVGIPSASIQAGGGSNPAEQQQKKRIKQDKQYKLPFLLDYISYLSHLSVFGILGVYTRYLLQKLFGPDHLNLTGENNPLYLDLPSNMLGSFVMGWIGFVFKADILLVSDHLQVGLSTGYLGSLTTFSGWSQKMLESSSKGHWADAIAGFLLGIFLVNYSIILGIGCGGRLRKRVIGWCDNSTRRRTSSTDNFNKHVAILTVALLIWLSIWILSAEFFRLKLDDLSDSAVPWLAFLVGPPGVWTRWHLAGLNGQGLGRKRMLKWLPIGTLLANVLAACIVAALATISKEVNTKRCTIIVSGIQLGFPGCLSTVSAFAAEVYGMWEAGHGLNAFLYIVATITISFALGTLIYSVPVWIKDYR